A single window of Syntrophus aciditrophicus SB DNA harbors:
- a CDS encoding ABC transporter permease, whose protein sequence is MSKIIIEAGHTEKNYWTDLWRYRELFLVLAWRDVAVRYKQTAIGILWAILRPLLTMIVFTIIFGRIAKLPSDGSSPYAVMVLAAMLPWSLFSNSLMDSSNSLIGNANLISKVYFPRMIIPAATVVTAFIDFLISFVILIGIMVYYQFAPGWHMLLLPIFTILALLASLGPGLWITALNVKYRDFRYVIPFVVQLGLYVSPVGFSSKVVPEKWRLIYSLNPMVGVIDGFRWCILGGASPVYMPGFLLSVVITVFFLWLGVSRFRKTEKSFADLI, encoded by the coding sequence ATGAGTAAAATTATTATTGAGGCAGGTCACACAGAGAAAAACTACTGGACCGATCTCTGGCGTTATCGGGAGCTTTTTCTGGTTCTGGCATGGCGGGATGTCGCTGTGCGCTATAAACAAACTGCTATTGGAATTCTCTGGGCAATCCTTCGCCCTTTGCTGACGATGATCGTTTTCACCATCATTTTTGGCCGAATTGCCAAACTTCCCAGCGATGGAAGCTCACCTTACGCCGTGATGGTCCTTGCCGCCATGCTCCCCTGGTCTCTTTTCTCAAATTCTCTGATGGATTCATCTAATAGCCTGATTGGCAACGCGAATCTGATCAGCAAAGTTTATTTTCCAAGAATGATTATTCCCGCAGCAACCGTCGTAACCGCTTTCATAGATTTTCTTATCAGCTTTGTCATCCTGATAGGAATCATGGTCTACTATCAATTTGCACCAGGTTGGCATATGCTGTTGCTGCCGATTTTCACAATCCTGGCCTTGCTCGCCAGTTTAGGACCCGGCCTCTGGATTACGGCACTGAATGTGAAGTATCGCGATTTCCGCTACGTCATCCCGTTTGTGGTCCAGTTGGGACTTTATGTTTCCCCGGTAGGATTCAGCAGTAAAGTCGTCCCTGAAAAATGGCGACTGATTTACAGCCTCAACCCTATGGTGGGAGTCATAGACGGTTTCCGCTGGTGTATCCTGGGAGGCGCCAGTCCTGTATATATGCCCGGTTTCCTGCTCAGCGTCGTGATTACAGTCTTTTTCCTCTGGCTTGGTGTGTCCCGATTCCGCAAGACGGAAAAGTCCTTTGCAGATCTGATTTAG
- a CDS encoding prepilin-type N-terminal cleavage/methylation domain-containing protein: protein MKLTRKGNKGFTLIELMIVIAIIGILAAIALPQLQAYRIRGYNIQANSDAKNFYSSCLVDINQTSVDKTFSYPNPLPSGYHGTTPFSGSFIYVAATGTVTCNAAFKHPNGTKTYALDNNGNISITGS, encoded by the coding sequence ATGAAGTTGACCAGAAAGGGCAACAAGGGGTTTACACTAATAGAATTGATGATCGTGATCGCGATCATTGGGATCCTGGCTGCAATCGCTCTTCCTCAGTTACAAGCGTATCGCATCCGTGGCTATAATATTCAAGCTAACTCAGATGCCAAAAATTTTTATTCCTCCTGTCTTGTTGATATTAACCAAACTTCTGTAGACAAGACGTTCAGTTACCCAAATCCTCTTCCATCCGGCTATCATGGAACCACTCCTTTCTCAGGTTCCTTTATCTATGTGGCGGCAACGGGAACTGTTACATGCAACGCGGCTTTTAAACATCCCAATGGCACAAAAACCTATGCTCTTGATAATAATGGGAATATTTCCATAACTGGAAGTTAA
- a CDS encoding glycosyltransferase family 4 protein produces MPTGNGAFVLHKIIEAGIKGYRVLPYSPYREFFPASLPFLLCGQKPSLIHTTADYGICFHRRGIPLVLTLHGFFLDSMIQRYSTFIQRIHYKTDLRWFTLASLKTADVVTSVSRFIAETAQQELGLSRKIRVIYNGIDTTAFFSSKNKTNGKFLRVLYAGNLRRRKGAFLIPVIAQHLNPGITIEYTRGLRVISSLPSAPNLIDIGNIPKKDMPELYRQYDLFLFPSVREGFGLVIAEAMACGLPVVATNASAIPELVIHGKGGFLCEIGNATDFAEKINLLAEAPDLRREMGEFNRARVEKYFTQERMIREYSELFEKTLDHAVED; encoded by the coding sequence ATGCCCACAGGTAACGGCGCCTTTGTCCTGCACAAAATAATCGAAGCAGGCATTAAAGGGTACCGCGTTCTCCCTTACTCGCCATACCGGGAGTTTTTCCCCGCCAGTCTCCCCTTTTTATTATGTGGTCAAAAGCCTTCTCTGATTCACACCACAGCGGATTATGGGATATGCTTTCACCGTCGGGGAATTCCACTGGTGCTCACCCTTCACGGATTCTTCCTCGATAGTATGATTCAGCGTTACAGCACTTTCATCCAGCGCATTCACTATAAAACAGATCTGCGGTGGTTTACCCTTGCATCATTAAAAACAGCCGATGTTGTCACCAGTGTCAGTCGTTTCATAGCGGAGACCGCTCAGCAGGAACTTGGACTTTCCCGAAAAATTAGGGTAATTTACAATGGAATTGACACAACCGCCTTTTTTTCTTCCAAAAATAAAACAAACGGTAAGTTCCTACGAGTGCTTTATGCGGGCAATTTGAGAAGGCGGAAAGGCGCTTTCCTTATTCCGGTAATTGCCCAGCATCTGAACCCTGGCATAACCATCGAGTATACACGCGGTTTAAGAGTAATATCCTCTCTTCCTTCGGCTCCCAATCTTATTGACATTGGCAATATCCCGAAAAAAGACATGCCTGAACTTTACCGGCAATACGATTTGTTCCTGTTCCCTTCAGTCCGGGAAGGATTTGGTCTGGTGATTGCCGAAGCAATGGCCTGCGGATTGCCGGTTGTCGCAACAAACGCTTCAGCAATCCCGGAGCTGGTCATTCACGGCAAAGGGGGCTTCTTGTGTGAGATTGGCAATGCCACTGATTTCGCTGAAAAGATAAATTTACTCGCCGAAGCGCCGGATTTGCGGCGGGAAATGGGAGAATTCAACCGCGCCAGAGTAGAAAAATATTTCACTCAGGAGCGCATGATTCGGGAATATTCCGAATTATTTGAAAAAACACTTGACCATGCCGTTGAAGATTAG
- a CDS encoding glycosyltransferase: MQSIRPTLLIVTSTFPRWHGDREPPFVFELSRRMTRNFTVHVLAPHALGTKDIEDMDGIRVFRFRYFWEDGEKLAYDGGILANLKQYPWRFFLVPFFLLGELAALIHLLKSGRYDIVHAHWLIPQGLVAVLALIFSGTRLPILCTSHGGDLFALKGKLVRNLKRFVLSRIDGLTVVSRAMREETLRLGSRNIMTDVIPMGVDLKKVFVPPPNTTVRRSGQLLFVGRLVEKKGLIYLIRAMPTILRVHPEVRLLIAGSGPEEKALMEETGRLNLRANVSFLGAIENSRLPELYQSSEIVVFPSITAADGDQEGFGLVQVEALGCRCGVVATDLPAIRDIILDGKTGLIVPQQDEAALAAKIIYLLDQADVRSELGRAGRVFVSERYDWDIIAERYREMIEKVMASKHPHVQISTIL; the protein is encoded by the coding sequence ATGCAAAGTATTCGTCCCACTCTTCTTATCGTGACCTCCACCTTTCCCCGCTGGCATGGTGATCGAGAACCTCCCTTTGTCTTTGAGTTGTCCCGGCGGATGACCCGTAATTTTACCGTCCATGTTCTTGCCCCCCATGCACTAGGTACCAAAGATATTGAGGACATGGACGGCATACGGGTATTCCGGTTCCGATATTTCTGGGAGGATGGAGAAAAGCTGGCTTATGACGGCGGCATCCTTGCCAATCTGAAGCAATATCCGTGGCGTTTTTTCTTGGTGCCTTTTTTTCTTTTGGGGGAACTGGCCGCGCTGATTCATCTCCTCAAATCCGGGCGTTACGACATTGTGCACGCCCACTGGCTCATTCCGCAGGGGCTTGTTGCGGTTCTTGCCTTGATTTTTTCCGGGACACGCCTCCCGATTCTGTGTACGTCTCATGGTGGGGATCTGTTTGCATTAAAAGGAAAACTGGTTCGAAACCTGAAGCGTTTTGTTCTTTCAAGAATAGATGGCCTGACGGTCGTAAGCCGGGCGATGAGGGAAGAGACGCTACGACTGGGGAGTCGTAATATCATGACCGATGTCATTCCCATGGGAGTGGATCTGAAAAAGGTTTTTGTGCCACCCCCGAATACAACAGTCAGGAGATCGGGACAGTTGCTGTTTGTCGGGCGCCTGGTGGAAAAGAAGGGATTGATCTATCTGATTCGCGCTATGCCTACGATCCTGCGGGTCCATCCAGAGGTCCGTCTGTTGATTGCCGGTAGCGGACCCGAAGAGAAAGCTCTTATGGAGGAAACAGGGCGCTTAAATCTGCGTGCCAATGTGTCATTCCTGGGGGCGATTGAAAACAGCAGATTGCCGGAGCTTTATCAATCATCGGAAATTGTCGTTTTCCCATCGATCACTGCCGCTGATGGAGATCAGGAAGGGTTCGGACTGGTTCAGGTGGAGGCATTGGGTTGCCGGTGCGGGGTTGTGGCGACGGATCTGCCGGCCATCCGGGATATCATCCTCGACGGGAAAACCGGTCTCATTGTTCCCCAGCAGGATGAAGCCGCACTGGCGGCAAAGATTATCTATCTATTAGATCAAGCCGATGTCCGTTCAGAACTGGGACGTGCAGGTCGGGTTTTTGTGTCGGAAAGGTACGATTGGGATATTATCGCGGAGCGTTATCGGGAAATGATCGAGAAGGTTATGGCATCGAAACATCCGCATGTGCAGATTTCCACGATTTTATAA
- a CDS encoding glycosyltransferase family 2 protein, translating to MKLDSLFFSIITASLNCVDTIRETIDSVAEQTFPYVEHIVIDGGSTDGTVDVIQDATLHNQSHKIYCFSESDEGIADALNKGLYKAKGKYILVLQADDRLIDHDILKKVYAVIGDETYDIVSFPVLKMNSNGKRIPFNPIKLPWWYHFKTVFPHQGAFVHSRLFEQTGSFKKELTIALDYDFFYRALDSTGCSVLIQSMPVAVSGCDGISSNPNYLKKRLLEECLIQETNEKKLRWKIMQRIFRRIYVPYKLFSTGLKVHFLLK from the coding sequence ATGAAACTAGATTCTCTCTTCTTCAGCATTATCACCGCTTCGCTTAATTGCGTCGATACGATTCGGGAAACGATAGATTCTGTTGCAGAGCAGACATTCCCTTATGTAGAGCATATCGTCATTGATGGGGGATCAACGGACGGCACGGTGGATGTAATTCAGGATGCTACTCTGCACAATCAAAGTCATAAAATCTATTGCTTTTCCGAAAGTGATGAAGGCATCGCTGATGCTCTAAACAAAGGATTATACAAGGCAAAGGGAAAATATATTCTTGTACTGCAGGCAGACGACAGGCTTATCGACCATGACATTCTTAAAAAGGTCTATGCTGTAATTGGCGATGAAACTTACGACATCGTCAGTTTCCCGGTTTTGAAAATGAACAGTAACGGGAAAAGAATTCCTTTCAATCCCATAAAGTTACCTTGGTGGTATCATTTTAAAACCGTATTTCCGCATCAGGGAGCGTTTGTTCACAGCAGGCTATTTGAACAAACAGGAAGCTTTAAAAAAGAATTGACGATTGCTCTGGATTACGATTTCTTTTATCGGGCGCTGGATTCGACAGGTTGTTCTGTACTGATTCAGTCAATGCCAGTTGCTGTCTCAGGTTGTGATGGTATCAGCAGTAATCCAAACTATCTTAAGAAAAGACTCCTGGAAGAATGTCTGATCCAGGAAACGAACGAGAAAAAGCTCAGATGGAAAATAATGCAGAGGATATTCAGAAGAATATATGTCCCCTACAAACTGTTCTCAACCGGTTTAAAGGTACACTTCCTTTTAAAATAA
- a CDS encoding glycosyltransferase family 2 protein produces MLSIITPVFNGIRFIEFCIANVIEQRCPDLEHLIIDGGSTDGTVEIIKSHAGRHNHIRWLSEKDEGQSDAMNKGIQMAKGDIVGFLNVDDYYSPRALLEAVNFMKPLPEPSLLVGNCNVWDNNGKLWFISRPAKIGLNNLLLGRFMEAFPMNPSAYFFHKSLHDRIGQYEIDEHYGMDVHFIFKAVQQASVTYVDRTWGNYRYLEGTKTYKDDKSGGNAARVKGITEYYRRKQKTYYQIYLTILDTYLKTTKFFNNLLIPRKQ; encoded by the coding sequence ATGCTAAGCATCATAACCCCAGTGTTCAACGGGATACGCTTCATCGAGTTCTGTATTGCGAATGTCATTGAACAGAGGTGTCCTGACTTGGAACACCTCATCATCGATGGCGGCTCCACCGACGGGACCGTTGAAATCATCAAATCCCACGCGGGACGCCACAATCACATCAGATGGCTGTCAGAGAAGGACGAGGGACAGTCCGACGCCATGAACAAGGGCATTCAAATGGCCAAAGGCGATATCGTGGGGTTCCTTAATGTGGACGATTATTACTCTCCGAGGGCTTTACTCGAGGCGGTTAATTTTATGAAACCCCTCCCCGAACCTTCACTGTTGGTTGGAAACTGTAACGTTTGGGACAATAACGGCAAACTTTGGTTCATCAGCAGACCAGCCAAAATTGGTCTCAATAATTTATTGCTTGGGAGGTTCATGGAAGCATTTCCCATGAACCCTTCTGCATATTTTTTCCACAAATCTTTACATGACCGAATTGGCCAATATGAGATAGATGAACATTATGGGATGGATGTGCATTTTATCTTTAAGGCAGTACAGCAGGCCTCTGTCACCTATGTGGATAGAACTTGGGGTAACTATAGATATCTTGAGGGAACTAAAACTTACAAGGATGACAAGAGTGGTGGCAATGCAGCTAGAGTAAAAGGAATTACTGAATACTATAGGAGAAAGCAAAAGACATATTATCAAATATATCTGACCATTCTCGATACTTATTTAAAAACCACAAAATTTTTTAACAACCTTCTGATCCCACGAAAGCAATAG
- a CDS encoding glycosyltransferase family 4 protein, protein MRVAFFIHYAELYGANRSLLNLIDGLKSFGVEAFVVAPHEGDMTIALRRRTVPILRVPFQWWSTEYTTTKKDFARKILKYFSWRRGAISRLETNLRITPQVIKQIKDWNIDILYTNSSVIPIGAIVGMWMMKPHVWHLREFGTLDYSLTLDWHMPLFKFFLQKADAQICVSQAIRSFYRNALTAEKSYVVYNGVATKEQIEKIYEAEGRSNDTKGYFVFAIIGLIHKNKAQDTAIRALALLKDSFPMARLIIAGGDDRQGLDIKKLQKLAASLGVKDQVTFLGYVTDPYEVYCQADAVLMCSKHEAMGRVTVEAMTAGKPVIGLDSGGTPEIIKHEENGLLYKGGAEKLAYCMRRFVENPMLARHLGEKGWRMAKEKYSIEAYAGSIYEILSSIMKGSKK, encoded by the coding sequence ATGAGAGTCGCTTTTTTTATCCATTACGCTGAACTTTACGGCGCTAACAGATCGCTGCTTAACCTGATTGATGGCCTGAAGTCGTTTGGAGTCGAAGCATTCGTTGTTGCTCCGCACGAAGGAGACATGACGATTGCCCTACGCAGGCGTACAGTACCGATTTTAAGAGTACCCTTCCAGTGGTGGTCAACTGAATACACAACAACAAAAAAAGATTTTGCGAGAAAAATTTTAAAGTATTTTTCATGGCGTAGAGGTGCCATTTCCAGACTGGAAACAAATCTACGCATCACACCGCAGGTAATTAAACAAATAAAAGATTGGAATATTGATATCCTGTATACAAACTCTTCCGTCATTCCCATAGGAGCCATAGTGGGAATGTGGATGATGAAGCCACATGTATGGCACCTCAGGGAATTCGGAACATTGGATTACAGCCTAACCCTTGATTGGCATATGCCGTTATTCAAATTTTTCTTGCAAAAAGCGGATGCTCAAATATGCGTGTCACAGGCCATACGCTCCTTTTACAGAAATGCTTTAACTGCTGAGAAAAGCTACGTGGTATACAATGGAGTAGCAACAAAAGAGCAGATTGAAAAAATATATGAGGCGGAAGGTCGTTCTAATGACACTAAAGGATATTTTGTTTTTGCAATAATCGGCTTAATTCATAAGAATAAGGCACAAGATACTGCCATTCGCGCATTAGCCCTTCTTAAAGATTCTTTCCCAATGGCACGTCTCATCATTGCCGGTGGTGATGATAGACAAGGTCTCGATATTAAGAAACTTCAAAAACTTGCGGCATCCCTCGGAGTCAAGGATCAGGTAACATTTCTAGGTTATGTCACAGATCCTTATGAAGTCTATTGCCAAGCAGACGCAGTTTTGATGTGTTCGAAACATGAAGCGATGGGAAGGGTTACAGTTGAAGCAATGACGGCCGGCAAGCCGGTCATTGGGTTAGACTCCGGGGGCACACCTGAAATTATCAAACATGAAGAAAATGGTCTTCTTTATAAAGGAGGGGCTGAAAAACTTGCTTATTGCATGCGCCGGTTTGTTGAAAATCCAATGTTGGCCCGTCACCTGGGAGAAAAAGGCTGGCGTATGGCGAAAGAGAAGTATTCCATTGAAGCATATGCGGGAAGCATTTATGAAATACTCTCGTCCATAATGAAGGGCAGTAAAAAATGA
- a CDS encoding ABC transporter ATP-binding protein, whose amino-acid sequence MSDIVIKAENLGKKYIIGHQAENGRYQALRDVLMHNAQTLWNKTKDLAKGNPLIHGDTLEEVWALKDVSFEIRRGEAVGIIGRNGAGKSTLLKILSRITDPSAGRVTIDGRVASLLEVGTGFHPELSGRENIYLNGTILGMSRKEINQKFDEIVDFAGIEKYLDTPVKRYSSGMYVRLAFAVAAHLEPEILVVDEVLAVGDAEFQKKCLGKMGDVTKEGRTVLFVSHNMVALSALCFRSINLDSGKIIYNGHVDTGVLIYMNGLSNIDNPISYKTRSATGTGEMKIINSFLLRNGKPTLSNVACGDKVDICIEFECCTEKPRFHFALDIYNSKGNRIAYCNSLYTMGVSWVQLPKIFLAKCSFPKLPFFPDEYRVDISIHCNDERADYLQGALSLKVYEGDFYGSGKIPPISGASPIMLLEHKWTIDN is encoded by the coding sequence ATGTCTGATATCGTCATCAAAGCTGAAAACCTTGGTAAAAAATATATCATCGGCCACCAGGCAGAAAACGGCCGATATCAGGCTTTGCGTGACGTACTGATGCATAATGCGCAGACTCTCTGGAACAAAACGAAAGACCTTGCCAAGGGCAATCCTCTCATTCATGGCGATACGCTGGAAGAGGTATGGGCTCTCAAAGATGTCAGTTTTGAAATCCGCCGAGGTGAAGCAGTGGGCATCATTGGCCGTAACGGTGCCGGAAAAAGTACGCTGTTGAAGATTTTAAGCCGCATTACGGATCCTTCAGCCGGACGGGTAACCATAGATGGCCGGGTTGCCAGCCTGCTGGAAGTGGGGACGGGCTTTCATCCGGAACTTAGCGGCCGTGAAAATATATATCTGAATGGCACCATCTTGGGCATGTCCCGGAAAGAAATAAATCAGAAATTCGATGAGATAGTGGACTTTGCTGGGATTGAGAAATACTTGGATACACCGGTCAAGCGGTACTCCAGCGGGATGTATGTACGCTTGGCGTTTGCCGTCGCAGCTCATCTTGAACCAGAAATCCTGGTGGTGGATGAGGTGCTGGCGGTTGGTGATGCTGAATTTCAGAAAAAGTGTTTGGGAAAAATGGGAGATGTGACAAAAGAAGGACGAACCGTGCTGTTTGTAAGCCATAATATGGTTGCATTGTCTGCACTCTGTTTTCGTTCGATTAATTTAGACTCTGGAAAAATCATCTATAACGGGCATGTTGACACTGGTGTTCTTATATATATGAATGGATTGTCAAATATTGATAATCCAATATCTTACAAAACTAGATCAGCCACAGGCACTGGAGAAATGAAAATTATAAATTCATTTTTATTAAGAAATGGCAAACCAACATTATCAAACGTAGCTTGCGGCGACAAAGTGGATATTTGCATTGAGTTTGAATGTTGCACAGAAAAACCCCGATTCCACTTTGCACTTGATATATACAATTCCAAAGGAAACCGCATTGCTTATTGTAATTCTCTTTATACTATGGGTGTAAGTTGGGTTCAGTTGCCCAAGATATTTCTGGCTAAATGTTCTTTTCCAAAGTTACCATTCTTCCCAGATGAATACAGAGTTGATATATCTATTCATTGTAATGATGAGCGAGCGGACTATCTGCAAGGTGCGCTGTCTTTAAAAGTTTATGAAGGAGATTTTTATGGTAGCGGGAAAATACCACCTATCAGTGGTGCCTCACCCATCATGCTACTCGAACACAAATGGACAATCGACAATTAA
- a CDS encoding glycosyltransferase → MGYSSFISIIIPTYNRAQMLPLTLDSFLAQDYPSDRYEIIVVDNNSTDETPEIAARYVDNSTVSVKYYFEQRQGVHYARNSAAKQARGDILYFTDDDMIADRALLSELVRVFDLFPEVGCATGLILPLFEKEPPVWVTRYLWNHYLSLTEKDRPEELIVSRNDLVYSCHQAIRRAVFFQTGGFNPENTAGTWIGDGETGLNIKIKSLGYKFAYSSKSVIYHMIPQNRTTLKYLIKRIGNQGFCDSYTDYRKHKDRSKIIPSMLRRNTIDLVKILCVTLVKIAMGNLSWHFIPAKIMYFHKRNVYDLKLYKNERFRKAADLDDWINRNFSCIQ, encoded by the coding sequence ATGGGCTATTCCTCTTTCATATCGATTATAATCCCAACCTACAACCGGGCACAGATGCTGCCGTTGACTCTGGACAGTTTTCTTGCCCAAGATTACCCGAGTGACCGTTATGAAATCATCGTGGTGGACAACAATTCAACTGATGAAACACCGGAGATCGCAGCGCGATATGTCGACAACTCGACTGTATCTGTTAAATACTACTTTGAACAGCGTCAGGGCGTTCACTATGCGCGGAACAGCGCAGCAAAACAGGCCAGAGGTGACATCTTATACTTTACTGACGATGATATGATTGCTGATCGAGCACTGTTGAGTGAATTGGTCAGGGTATTCGACCTGTTTCCTGAAGTCGGTTGTGCCACCGGTCTCATTCTTCCTCTGTTCGAAAAAGAACCGCCGGTCTGGGTTACTCGTTATCTGTGGAATCACTATCTCAGCTTAACGGAAAAGGATAGGCCGGAGGAATTGATCGTCTCAAGAAATGATCTGGTGTACAGTTGTCACCAGGCTATTCGCCGGGCCGTCTTCTTCCAGACAGGCGGATTTAATCCTGAAAATACGGCCGGTACCTGGATCGGTGATGGGGAAACAGGCTTAAATATTAAAATAAAAAGCTTAGGCTATAAATTTGCGTACAGCTCCAAATCAGTTATTTATCACATGATTCCTCAAAACAGGACAACCCTCAAATACCTGATCAAAAGGATTGGAAACCAAGGATTTTGTGATTCTTATACTGATTACAGGAAACATAAAGATAGATCTAAAATTATTCCATCAATGCTCAGAAGGAATACAATCGATCTTGTAAAAATTTTATGTGTCACACTTGTAAAAATAGCCATGGGTAACCTTTCATGGCATTTTATACCTGCCAAAATCATGTATTTTCACAAAAGAAATGTTTATGATTTGAAATTATATAAAAATGAGCGTTTTAGGAAAGCAGCAGACCTTGATGATTGGATCAATAGAAATTTCTCCTGCATCCAGTAA
- a CDS encoding glycosyltransferase family 4 protein yields the protein MRTKIGIYLSSEPESGGMFQYGLSILDAAASLPRDRYQTTVAFISERWNEHLKFRNLEHFQISPNFLWRIFKGKGWLLLNLPISFWRWILINLNPFFYKRLIQEGCDLWLFPSQDTWTYLLRLNSLGVVHDLMHRYEKKFSEVAAPFEYRRRERHYRAMCEYSKGILVDSNYGKRQVLESYDAKPDFIHVLPYVPPEYINIKNAPIDFDSRYNLPRKFLFYPAQFWEHKNHHNLLAALAHLKRELRDIHVVLVGSKKNAYKKTLGYINSMNLSDHVIILGYVPNEDMAEFYRRARALVFPSFFGPTNIPPLEACAAGCPLAVSNIYGMPEQLGDAALFFNPHSVEEIHLAMKRLWIDDALCRQLSMNGKKWAKAWNQNSFNRQFQVIIEEVLKNPNT from the coding sequence TTGAGAACCAAAATTGGCATATACCTTAGTTCTGAACCGGAATCAGGGGGGATGTTTCAGTATGGTCTTTCAATATTGGATGCCGCGGCTTCCTTGCCGAGAGACCGCTACCAAACAACTGTTGCTTTCATTTCAGAACGTTGGAATGAGCATCTTAAATTCCGGAACCTTGAGCATTTTCAGATATCGCCAAACTTCTTATGGCGTATCTTTAAAGGAAAGGGGTGGCTTCTTTTAAATCTTCCGATTTCCTTTTGGCGATGGATCTTAATAAATCTCAATCCTTTTTTTTACAAACGCCTGATTCAAGAAGGTTGTGATTTATGGCTATTCCCTTCACAAGATACATGGACTTACTTGCTTCGATTAAATTCTTTGGGGGTTGTTCATGACCTGATGCATCGATATGAGAAAAAATTTTCAGAGGTTGCTGCTCCGTTTGAATATCGCCGCAGGGAAAGGCACTATCGGGCAATGTGTGAATATTCCAAAGGTATCCTTGTCGACTCCAATTATGGGAAAAGACAGGTTTTGGAATCTTATGATGCTAAGCCAGATTTTATCCATGTTCTTCCTTACGTCCCCCCCGAATATATAAATATAAAAAATGCTCCTATAGACTTCGACTCAAGATATAACCTCCCTCGCAAATTTCTTTTTTACCCGGCTCAGTTCTGGGAACATAAAAACCATCACAATTTACTTGCCGCTTTAGCCCATTTAAAACGCGAGTTAAGAGATATCCATGTCGTATTGGTTGGATCAAAAAAAAATGCCTATAAAAAAACGCTGGGATATATTAATTCGATGAATCTTTCCGATCATGTGATCATCCTTGGTTATGTTCCAAATGAAGACATGGCCGAATTTTATCGCCGGGCACGTGCACTCGTTTTTCCGTCATTTTTCGGGCCAACCAATATTCCCCCGTTAGAAGCATGCGCCGCGGGTTGCCCTCTTGCCGTTTCAAATATCTACGGAATGCCGGAACAATTAGGAGACGCTGCCCTGTTTTTCAATCCGCATTCGGTTGAAGAAATCCATTTGGCCATGAAAAGATTATGGATTGACGACGCTTTATGCAGGCAGCTAAGCATGAACGGAAAAAAATGGGCAAAAGCATGGAATCAAAACTCATTCAACAGGCAATTCCAAGTCATTATTGAGGAAGTATTGAAGAACCCTAATACATGA